A region from the Sorex araneus isolate mSorAra2 chromosome 6, mSorAra2.pri, whole genome shotgun sequence genome encodes:
- the ASRGL1 gene encoding isoaspartyl peptidase/L-asparaginase, producing the protein MLQMRAATTGYCILKNGGSAVDAVEGAVVVLENDPEFNAGCGSVLNTIGEVEMDASIMDGKDLSAGAVSAVRCIANPIKLARLVMEKTSHCFLTDHGAARFAASMGIPLVPREDLVTERNLRHLEKEKKGQHKTDCEKHLGTVGAVALDSKGNVAYATSTGGTINKMVGRVGDTPCIGSGGYADNDIGAISTTGHGESILRVNLARLTLFYVEQGKTLEEAAKTALEYMKSRVSGLGGVIVVNKKGDWVAKWTSTSMPWAAAKNGKLHCGIDLGDTRVTDLKAA; encoded by the exons ATGTTACAAATG AGAGCCGCCACCACGGGCTACTGCATCCTCAAGAACGGCGGGAGCGCCGTGGACGCCGTGGAAGGGGCCGTGGTGGTCCTGGAGAACGACCCCGAGTTCAACGCAG GTTGTGGCTCTGTGTTGAACACAATTGGTGAGGTTGAAATGGATGCGAGCATCATGGACGGGAAAGACCTGTCGGCGGGAGCCGTGTCCGCCGTCCGCTGCATCGCAAACCCCATCAAACTGGCCCGGCTGGTGATGGAGAAG ACATCTCATTGCTTCCTGACTGACCATGGCGCAGCAAGATTTGCCGCCTCCATGGGGATCCCACTGGTTCCCAGAGAGGACCTGGTGACGGAGAGAAACTTAAGGCacctggaaaaagagaaaaagggtcAACATAAAACGGACTGCGAGAA ACACCTGGGAACCGTGGGCGCTGTGGCCTTGGACAGCAAAGGGAATGTGGCTTACGCAACCTCCACGGGGGGCACCATTAATAAGATGGTTGGCCGCGTCGGGGACACACCGTGCATCG GATCTGGAGGTTACGCCGACAATGACATTGGAGCCATTTCCACAACGGGGCACGGGGAGAGCATCCTGAGGGTGAACCTGGCCCGGCTCACCCTTTTTTACGTGGAACAAG GGAAGACCCTGGAAGAGGCCGCAAAGACGGCGTTGGAGTATATGAAGTCGAGGGTCAGCGGCTTGGGCGGTGTCATCGTGGTGAACAAGAAAGGAGACTGGGTGGCCAAGTGGACGTCCACCTCCATGCCCTGGGCAGCGGCCAAGAACGGCAAGCTGCACTGCGGCATCGACCTGGGGGACACCAGAGTCACTGACCTCAAGGCCGCGTGA